A window of Bradyrhizobium sp. AZCC 1610 contains these coding sequences:
- a CDS encoding aldo/keto reductase, with the protein MQLRVFGRTGMQLSVLGFGCGAVGGLMVRGDAADQERTIARAIAAGVNYFDTAVQYGDGESEKNLGRVLQKLKPANVAVGTKVRLPASETGRIDDAIRTSLEGSLARLRLDRVDILHLHNPITENGGGSALSVRQVLDDVAPAFERLRQQGKIRFLGMTALGDTAALHQVIDARVFDSAQVVYNMLNPSAACELPVNYPAQDYGRLFDSTKAAGVGVVGIRVLAGGALSGSAERHPIAGPAPEPIGSAMSYDADIDRARRLMPLVEEGFATSLTEAATRFALSHPAMGTILVGMATPQQFEDALTAAEKGPLPQAALDRLSALRQAFSGEPR; encoded by the coding sequence ATGCAATTGCGGGTGTTTGGGCGTACGGGGATGCAGCTCTCGGTGCTGGGCTTCGGCTGCGGCGCAGTGGGCGGATTGATGGTGCGTGGCGATGCTGCCGACCAGGAGCGTACCATCGCACGTGCGATCGCCGCCGGCGTCAACTATTTCGACACAGCGGTGCAGTACGGCGATGGTGAATCGGAAAAGAATCTTGGCCGCGTTCTGCAAAAGCTGAAGCCGGCCAATGTGGCCGTCGGCACCAAGGTGCGGTTGCCGGCCAGCGAGACCGGCCGCATTGACGACGCGATCAGGACATCGCTCGAAGGCAGTCTGGCGCGGCTGCGTCTTGACCGGGTCGACATCCTTCATCTGCACAATCCGATTACCGAGAACGGCGGCGGGTCGGCGCTGAGCGTCCGGCAGGTGCTCGACGACGTGGCGCCGGCGTTCGAGCGGCTGCGTCAGCAGGGCAAGATTCGTTTCCTCGGCATGACGGCGCTCGGCGATACGGCGGCGCTGCATCAGGTGATCGATGCACGCGTGTTCGACAGCGCGCAGGTGGTCTACAACATGCTCAATCCATCCGCGGCCTGCGAATTGCCGGTGAACTATCCGGCGCAGGATTATGGACGATTGTTCGATTCGACGAAGGCCGCCGGCGTTGGCGTCGTGGGCATCCGCGTGCTGGCCGGCGGCGCGCTGTCGGGCTCAGCCGAGCGTCATCCGATTGCGGGGCCGGCGCCCGAGCCGATCGGGTCGGCGATGAGCTACGATGCCGATATCGATCGCGCGCGCCGCCTGATGCCGCTGGTAGAGGAGGGCTTCGCCACCAGCCTCACCGAAGCCGCCACGCGGTTTGCGCTGTCGCATCCGGCGATGGGCACGATCCTGGTCGGCATGGCGACGCCGCAGCAATTCGAGGACGCGCTCACCGCGGCCGAAAAAGGCCCGCTGCCGCAAGCCGCGCTCGACCGGCTGTCAGCACTGCGGCAGGCATTTTCCGGCGAGCCACGATGA
- a CDS encoding TonB-dependent receptor codes for MTSTIATGNVVRVISLGAVSYLALSLDIASGQKAFAQSNLPPVTVDAPGQQRMRPAARRSQTSASRVQRRVAAPAPRRVEPVPYVTPSTGALGAPPAPYAGGQVATGARLGFLGNRGVMNTPFNQTSYTAELIQNQQARTVGDVLYNDPSVRMKTPAGNGIDGFYIRGFYHDSGDYAMNGLYGMAPFYATSANYLERVEVLKGPGVLLTGMPPAGAIGGSINLVTKSAPDFDITQLTARYISKSQVGALVDVARRYGEHKEFGIRFNGGGGGGQTAFDRQTDEIGNAVLNMDYRGERVRFSADLGYQAENLSPPLRFLTFNTSPPFATSIAVPPAPAAGTNYMPDWASWKPRDTFAMARGEVDLTEAVTAYGAFGYHKSEIDFIYASPRITNANGNWTAIPFNGRDVYDNYAGEVGVRASVDTGPVNHLLTVNYSAFDRDYSSFAKGGAAVSSNLYNPVPLPFPNFAAVAQNLQTQTKLTSIGIADTMSMFNNRLQFVVGARRQTAGAESINALIPANNSRVDVPTWSPGFAAIVKPLENVSLYANYIEGLKAPEVVTGVATYSNVGDIIPPAQTKQKEAGVKVDMGHITFTASVFDITSPNTMSVPVPGKILPARRLAGEQRNRGVELYTFGEVTPTFRVLGGVTFIDGEVVKQSVSLPTLGTIFNFNGKKPVGVSEYNVNLGAEWDTPFLNGFTLTGRVIYTSESYANDANTQELPAWTRVDLGARYTFLSPWNGKPIVVRANIENVFNEAYWNSYRTVSSATSLGAPRTYLVSTTFNF; via the coding sequence ATGACGTCTACGATTGCGACCGGAAATGTTGTGCGTGTTATTTCGTTGGGAGCAGTGAGCTATCTTGCACTCTCTCTGGATATTGCGAGCGGTCAGAAAGCATTCGCGCAGTCGAATTTGCCGCCCGTCACCGTCGATGCTCCAGGCCAGCAACGCATGCGGCCTGCGGCGCGGCGATCGCAGACATCAGCCTCGCGTGTCCAACGGCGCGTTGCCGCGCCGGCGCCTCGTCGTGTGGAGCCGGTTCCATATGTGACGCCCTCGACCGGAGCTCTCGGTGCGCCGCCGGCTCCCTATGCTGGCGGACAAGTGGCGACGGGAGCCCGACTCGGATTTCTGGGCAATCGCGGCGTCATGAATACGCCGTTCAACCAGACCAGCTATACTGCGGAGCTGATCCAGAATCAGCAGGCGCGTACCGTCGGGGATGTCCTGTACAACGATCCCTCGGTTCGGATGAAGACGCCAGCCGGCAACGGCATCGACGGCTTCTACATCAGAGGCTTCTACCACGACAGCGGCGACTACGCCATGAACGGCCTCTATGGAATGGCGCCGTTCTATGCAACATCGGCCAACTACCTCGAACGTGTCGAGGTTCTGAAGGGGCCGGGCGTGCTGCTCACCGGCATGCCGCCTGCGGGTGCCATCGGTGGCAGCATCAACCTGGTGACGAAGAGCGCGCCCGACTTCGACATCACACAGCTGACCGCTAGATATATATCCAAGTCCCAAGTCGGAGCGCTGGTCGATGTGGCGCGGCGCTACGGCGAGCACAAGGAATTCGGAATCCGGTTCAATGGCGGGGGAGGCGGCGGACAGACCGCGTTCGACCGGCAGACCGATGAGATCGGCAACGCCGTGCTCAATATGGACTACCGCGGCGAGCGTGTGCGCTTCTCCGCCGATCTCGGTTACCAGGCCGAGAATCTTTCGCCGCCGCTGCGGTTTCTGACGTTCAACACCAGCCCTCCTTTTGCGACCAGCATAGCGGTTCCGCCGGCACCGGCGGCCGGCACCAATTACATGCCGGACTGGGCGTCGTGGAAACCGAGGGATACGTTCGCGATGGCGCGCGGCGAAGTCGATCTGACCGAGGCGGTCACTGCATATGGCGCGTTTGGATACCACAAGAGCGAGATCGACTTCATCTATGCGTCGCCGCGCATCACGAACGCCAACGGCAACTGGACGGCCATCCCGTTCAATGGGCGTGACGTCTATGACAATTATGCGGGTGAGGTCGGCGTTCGCGCCTCGGTCGACACCGGGCCCGTCAACCACCTCCTGACTGTCAACTACTCGGCCTTCGATCGGGACTACAGCTCATTCGCCAAGGGAGGCGCAGCAGTCTCCTCGAATCTGTACAACCCGGTTCCGCTCCCCTTCCCGAACTTCGCCGCCGTCGCCCAAAATCTGCAAACCCAGACAAAGCTTACCAGTATCGGCATCGCCGACACGATGTCGATGTTCAACAACAGGCTTCAGTTCGTCGTTGGGGCCAGGCGGCAGACGGCGGGTGCGGAAAGCATCAACGCCTTGATCCCTGCCAACAACTCGCGCGTCGATGTTCCGACCTGGAGCCCCGGCTTTGCAGCAATCGTGAAGCCGCTGGAAAACGTCTCGCTCTATGCGAATTATATCGAAGGCCTCAAGGCGCCAGAAGTCGTCACCGGAGTCGCGACGTACTCGAACGTCGGAGATATCATTCCGCCCGCTCAGACCAAGCAGAAGGAAGCTGGCGTCAAGGTCGATATGGGCCACATCACCTTCACGGCGAGCGTGTTCGATATCACCAGCCCGAACACGATGTCGGTCCCCGTGCCGGGAAAGATCTTGCCCGCAAGGCGACTTGCCGGCGAGCAGCGCAATCGCGGCGTCGAGTTGTATACCTTCGGCGAGGTGACGCCGACGTTCCGAGTGCTGGGCGGCGTGACTTTCATCGACGGCGAAGTGGTCAAGCAATCGGTCTCGCTTCCGACTCTGGGGACCATTTTCAACTTCAACGGCAAGAAGCCCGTGGGTGTGTCGGAGTACAATGTCAATCTTGGCGCCGAATGGGACACCCCTTTTCTGAACGGGTTCACGCTGACGGGCCGGGTTATCTACACCAGCGAGAGTTACGCCAACGATGCGAATACGCAGGAGTTGCCGGCGTGGACGCGGGTTGACCTCGGTGCGCGCTACACCTTCCTGTCACCCTGGAACGGCAAGCCGATCGTCGTTCGCGCCAATATCGAGAACGTCTTCAACGAGGCGTACTGGAACTCCTATCGCACGGTCAGCAGCGCCACATCCCTCGGCGCCCCGCGCACCTATCTCGTGTCGACGACGTTCAACTTCTGA
- a CDS encoding PepSY-associated TM helix domain-containing protein, producing the protein MINLKARETRTLVAVHGWAGAVLGLLLYAVIVTGTAAVFANEIKAWSGGLLGTSEPLSQPLNAVLARLEAETPEQFRADLALRATPAGNVLAFFHTDETINGARRERGILYTIGPDGRVVSRAEGYGNELAANDPYTALGRFYVDLHVRLHVPNPWGLILTGILGLAMLVAAVSGILMHRHLFRDVFILRGRDRLVGLRDLHSVAGTWTLPHAFVLAFTGAYLSFTIAVALPMLAKIAFKGDVREMVTTLNGLRAVDARPAVSANLDDMLSDARKRADAPLLIAGWENRGRADSRITIFPAPRSGDLTAMRLIYNGATGELIRERPIIGMKPSLGASLLGLISPVHFGNFAGWWSRAVWFALGAASAYVAWSGLNLWVRRRADQRGWRALGRMTAWVGGGLPFAMAAAAAAYFVSLPSLTTVFWTPAAFLAAAALALVPALRMRRIERVPPLLFGATGVLLMALPLLRAAAGGPNWRAALATGQSAVPIMDFLVVLGGVACVLSATTALRTREQATFNAGAFVQSAE; encoded by the coding sequence GTGATCAACCTGAAGGCGCGCGAAACCAGGACGTTGGTGGCGGTCCACGGCTGGGCCGGCGCGGTGCTGGGCCTGCTGTTGTACGCCGTGATCGTTACCGGCACGGCCGCGGTGTTCGCGAACGAAATCAAGGCCTGGTCCGGCGGGCTGCTCGGCACGAGCGAGCCGCTGAGCCAGCCGCTCAATGCCGTGCTCGCGCGGCTGGAGGCGGAAACGCCCGAACAGTTCCGCGCGGATCTCGCCTTGCGGGCGACACCTGCCGGGAATGTGTTGGCGTTCTTTCATACCGACGAGACCATCAATGGCGCGCGCCGCGAGCGCGGGATCCTCTATACGATCGGGCCGGATGGCCGGGTCGTCTCGCGCGCCGAGGGCTACGGCAACGAGCTTGCGGCCAACGATCCGTATACGGCGCTCGGACGTTTCTACGTCGATCTGCACGTGCGGCTGCACGTGCCCAATCCATGGGGACTGATCCTCACCGGCATCCTCGGTCTCGCCATGCTGGTGGCGGCGGTCTCGGGCATTCTGATGCACCGGCACCTGTTCAGGGATGTTTTCATCCTGCGCGGACGCGACCGGCTGGTGGGCCTGCGCGACCTGCATTCCGTCGCAGGCACCTGGACCCTGCCGCACGCGTTCGTGCTCGCGTTCACCGGCGCCTATCTCAGCTTCACCATCGCGGTTGCGCTACCGATGCTGGCGAAGATCGCCTTCAAGGGGGATGTGCGCGAGATGGTCACGACGCTCAATGGACTGCGCGCTGTCGACGCGCGTCCGGCGGTATCAGCCAATCTCGACGACATGCTGTCCGATGCGCGCAAGCGCGCCGACGCGCCGCTGCTGATTGCCGGGTGGGAAAACCGCGGCCGCGCCGATTCGCGTATCACGATATTTCCGGCGCCCAGGAGCGGCGATCTGACGGCGATGCGCCTGATCTACAACGGAGCAACCGGCGAACTGATCCGGGAGCGGCCGATCATCGGCATGAAGCCTTCGCTGGGAGCATCCTTGCTCGGTCTCATCAGCCCGGTTCACTTCGGCAATTTCGCCGGATGGTGGTCGCGCGCCGTGTGGTTCGCGCTTGGCGCGGCGAGCGCCTATGTGGCCTGGAGCGGATTGAATCTCTGGGTCCGGCGACGCGCCGACCAACGCGGCTGGCGCGCGCTCGGGCGGATGACGGCATGGGTCGGCGGCGGCCTCCCGTTTGCGATGGCGGCAGCGGCAGCGGCCTATTTCGTCAGCCTGCCATCGCTGACAACAGTGTTCTGGACGCCGGCGGCCTTTCTGGCCGCTGCCGCGCTCGCCCTGGTCCCGGCACTGCGGATGCGCAGGATTGAGCGGGTCCCGCCGCTGCTGTTTGGCGCAACCGGCGTCCTGCTGATGGCGCTTCCGCTGCTACGTGCGGCGGCCGGCGGCCCAAATTGGCGCGCGGCGCTCGCGACCGGGCAGAGTGCGGTGCCGATCATGGATTTCCTGGTCGTGCTCGGCGGCGTCGCGTGCGTCCTGTCCGCCACCACGGCATTGCGAACCCGCGAGCAGGCCACGTTCAATGCCGGCGCCTTCGTGCAGTCCGCCGAATGA
- a CDS encoding SMP-30/gluconolactonase/LRE family protein yields MKLRCVLDGGRYFEGPRWHAGRLWFVDCMERTLLSLSPSGEREQHAKFEDDTPCGTGILPDGRLVVLTMYRKRLMTCADGRLSLYADLSGIATGAIDDMIIDGLGRAYVGDLGFDMPPPPDRGAPGRIILVMPGGAARVVADGLRFPNGIAVSSDHRRLVVAEMDGACLADYDIEADGSLKFRGRFGSMKSPDGICLDQQGAVWVAAFEEDAFIRLDPGGRELQRIEVPGRRALACVLGGPERRTLFCLSAATSYEELRQRKSSSRIDVVDVEIAGAGYP; encoded by the coding sequence ATGAAGCTGCGATGCGTGCTTGATGGCGGACGCTACTTTGAGGGGCCCCGCTGGCATGCGGGCCGGCTCTGGTTCGTCGACTGCATGGAGCGGACGCTGCTCAGCCTCTCTCCGTCCGGCGAGCGCGAGCAGCATGCGAAATTCGAGGACGACACGCCCTGCGGCACAGGCATCCTGCCGGACGGACGGCTTGTCGTGCTGACGATGTACCGCAAACGCCTGATGACCTGTGCCGACGGCCGGCTTTCGCTCTATGCGGATCTTTCCGGGATAGCCACCGGCGCGATCGACGACATGATCATCGATGGGCTGGGCCGCGCCTATGTCGGCGATCTCGGCTTCGATATGCCGCCGCCGCCCGATCGCGGCGCTCCCGGCCGCATCATTTTGGTGATGCCGGGCGGCGCGGCACGCGTGGTCGCCGACGGGCTGCGGTTTCCCAACGGCATTGCCGTATCAAGCGACCATCGCCGGCTCGTCGTGGCCGAAATGGATGGCGCATGCCTCGCCGATTATGACATCGAGGCTGACGGCAGCCTGAAGTTTCGTGGCCGCTTCGGAAGCATGAAATCTCCGGATGGCATCTGCCTTGACCAGCAAGGCGCCGTGTGGGTCGCAGCCTTCGAAGAAGACGCCTTCATTCGCCTCGACCCCGGCGGGCGCGAGCTGCAGCGGATAGAAGTGCCCGGCCGCCGCGCCCTCGCCTGCGTCCTCGGCGGGCCCGAACGGCGAACCCTGTTCTGCCTGAGCGCTGCGACGTCCTACGAAGAACTCCGGCAACGCAAATCGTCATCGCGGATCGACGTGGTCGATGTGGAAATTGCGGGGGCTGGTTACCCCTGA
- a CDS encoding zinc-binding dehydrogenase: MKAYVYGANGAEITEVAKPSPKGTQVLVKVHACGLNRADLGMTKGHVHGAAGGVGTVLGMEWAGEVAELGPDAKGVKVGDKIMGSGGAAFAEYTLADHGRLFRAPSNMNFEEAATLPVALATMHNAVVTNGALQKGQTVLIQGASSGVGLMAMQIAKFKGAKLVIGSSTDAMRRGRLKEFGADLAIDSSDPGWVDQVLKATGGEGVDLIVDQVSGKVANQNLAATKVKGRIVNVGRLGGTHADFNFDLHAARRINYIGVTFRTRTIEEVREIFDEVRKDIWGAVESRKLQLPIDQVYPFAEIGKAFEHMEANKHLGKIVVTL, translated from the coding sequence ATGAAAGCCTATGTCTACGGCGCCAACGGCGCTGAAATCACTGAGGTTGCAAAACCTTCGCCGAAGGGCACACAGGTGCTGGTCAAGGTCCATGCCTGCGGCCTCAACCGCGCCGACCTCGGCATGACCAAGGGCCATGTGCACGGCGCGGCCGGCGGCGTCGGCACCGTGCTCGGCATGGAATGGGCCGGCGAAGTCGCCGAACTCGGCCCCGATGCCAAGGGCGTCAAGGTCGGCGACAAGATCATGGGCTCGGGCGGCGCGGCGTTTGCCGAATACACGCTGGCCGATCATGGACGCCTTTTCCGCGCGCCCTCGAACATGAATTTCGAGGAAGCCGCCACCCTCCCCGTCGCACTCGCCACCATGCACAATGCGGTTGTGACCAACGGCGCGCTGCAGAAAGGCCAGACCGTCCTGATCCAGGGCGCCAGCTCCGGCGTCGGCCTGATGGCGATGCAGATCGCAAAATTCAAGGGCGCAAAACTCGTGATCGGCTCGTCCACGGACGCAATGCGCCGCGGCCGGCTGAAGGAATTCGGCGCCGATCTCGCGATCGATTCCAGCGATCCCGGCTGGGTCGATCAGGTGCTGAAGGCGACCGGCGGCGAAGGCGTCGACCTGATCGTCGACCAGGTTTCGGGCAAGGTTGCAAACCAGAATCTCGCCGCGACCAAGGTCAAGGGCCGCATCGTCAATGTCGGCCGGCTCGGCGGCACCCATGCCGATTTCAATTTCGACCTGCACGCCGCCCGCCGCATCAACTATATCGGCGTCACCTTCCGCACCCGCACCATCGAGGAAGTCCGCGAGATCTTTGACGAGGTCCGAAAGGACATCTGGGGCGCGGTGGAATCGCGAAAACTGCAATTGCCGATCGACCAGGTCTATCCGTTCGCCGAGATCGGCAAGGCATTCGAGCACATGGAAGCCAACAAGCACCTCGGCAAGATCGTGGTGACGCTGTAG
- a CDS encoding NAD(P)H-dependent flavin oxidoreductase: protein MKTRFTELVGVEHPIVQGGMQWVGRAELVAAVANAGALGLITALTQPTPEDLTKEIARCRSMTDKPFGVNLTILPAIKPPPYAEYRQAIIEAGIKIVETAGNKPQEHVAEFKKHGIKIIHKCTSVRHGLSAERMGVDALSIDGFECAGHPGEDDTPGLILIPAAADKIKIPMIASGGFGDGRGLVAALALGAEGINMGTRFMCTRESPIHQLVKERIVANDERETELIFRTMRNTSRVARNAISTKVVAMEKEGAKFEDVRELVAGARGKMVYATGDADEGIWSAGQVQGLIHDIPTCAELVSRIMRDAEAIIQSRLEGMMSGAQRQAAE, encoded by the coding sequence ATGAAGACGCGATTCACCGAACTCGTCGGCGTTGAGCACCCGATCGTCCAGGGCGGGATGCAATGGGTCGGCCGCGCCGAACTCGTTGCTGCGGTTGCCAATGCCGGTGCGCTCGGGCTGATCACGGCGCTGACGCAGCCGACGCCGGAGGACCTCACCAAGGAGATCGCGCGCTGCCGCAGCATGACCGACAAGCCGTTCGGCGTGAACCTCACCATCCTTCCCGCGATCAAGCCGCCGCCCTACGCCGAGTATCGCCAGGCCATCATCGAGGCCGGCATCAAGATCGTGGAGACCGCGGGCAACAAGCCGCAGGAACACGTCGCCGAGTTCAAGAAGCACGGCATCAAGATCATCCACAAATGCACCAGCGTCCGTCACGGGCTGTCGGCGGAGCGGATGGGGGTCGATGCGCTCTCGATCGACGGCTTTGAATGCGCCGGCCATCCCGGCGAGGACGACACGCCCGGCCTGATCCTGATCCCGGCCGCCGCCGACAAGATCAAGATTCCGATGATCGCCTCGGGTGGTTTCGGCGACGGCCGCGGCCTGGTCGCTGCACTCGCGCTCGGCGCCGAGGGCATCAACATGGGCACGCGCTTCATGTGCACCAGGGAAAGCCCGATCCATCAGCTCGTCAAGGAGCGCATCGTCGCCAATGACGAGCGCGAGACCGAATTGATTTTCCGCACCATGCGCAATACCTCGCGCGTCGCCAGGAATGCGATCTCGACCAAGGTCGTGGCGATGGAGAAGGAAGGCGCGAAGTTCGAGGATGTGCGCGAACTCGTCGCCGGCGCCCGCGGCAAGATGGTCTACGCCACCGGCGACGCCGATGAAGGCATCTGGTCGGCCGGCCAGGTCCAGGGCCTGATCCACGACATTCCGACCTGCGCCGAACTGGTGTCGCGCATCATGCGCGACGCGGAAGCCATCATCCAGAGCCGGCTCGAAGGCATGATGTCGGGCGCGCAGCGTCAGGCCGCCGAATAA
- a CDS encoding cytochrome P450 family protein, which yields MNDPRKVDIYAAEHKRDPFPFYAFLRSEAPVFEVRVPVLKRAWLITRYDDVVLCLQDSDRFVKSPRNAGLNSPKSMPWWTPTSLRTLSENMLDLDDPAHRRLRALINKAFSRARIEQLRNRTEVLAEGLVDRMRAKSKPDLIEDFALPVPLTVISELLGLPEEARTSFRRWTNVFLGARSEFRMALSLPSIFALMRYLRRLVAARRRAPKDDLISALIAVEEGGDRLSESELIAMLVLLIIAGHETTVNLIGSGTLALMENPREKERLLGDFSLLGSAVEELLRFTAPVETATERYAAQDVDMHGTRIRRGDVIFPVIASANRDAQKFAEPDRLDVARKPNPHLAFGDGVHFCVGSHLAKMEAEIAFGCLLRHLPELSLACSAHELQWRAAPVVRGLKSLPVIT from the coding sequence ATGAATGATCCCCGCAAGGTCGACATCTACGCAGCCGAACACAAGCGCGACCCGTTTCCGTTCTATGCGTTTCTTCGCAGCGAGGCGCCGGTCTTCGAAGTTCGCGTACCCGTCCTGAAGCGGGCGTGGCTGATTACACGTTACGATGATGTAGTCTTGTGCCTTCAAGACAGCGATAGGTTCGTCAAGAGCCCGCGCAATGCTGGGCTGAATTCGCCCAAGTCAATGCCGTGGTGGACACCGACAAGTCTCAGGACACTCTCGGAGAACATGCTGGACCTGGACGATCCCGCACATCGAAGGCTGCGGGCCCTCATCAACAAGGCGTTTAGTCGTGCACGCATAGAGCAGTTACGAAACCGCACCGAAGTGCTGGCTGAGGGTCTCGTCGATCGGATGCGCGCAAAGTCGAAGCCCGACCTTATCGAGGATTTCGCGCTACCGGTTCCGTTGACCGTGATCTCGGAGCTGCTGGGCCTGCCCGAAGAGGCCCGGACAAGCTTTCGGAGGTGGACCAATGTTTTTCTCGGAGCGCGGTCGGAATTTCGCATGGCGCTCTCGCTGCCCTCGATCTTTGCATTGATGCGATATTTGCGGCGCCTCGTTGCTGCGCGCCGCCGCGCCCCGAAGGATGATCTCATATCCGCGCTGATCGCCGTGGAGGAGGGTGGCGACCGGCTGAGCGAGAGCGAGCTCATCGCCATGTTGGTGCTTCTGATCATCGCCGGCCACGAGACGACCGTGAACCTCATCGGGTCCGGAACGCTGGCGCTGATGGAGAATCCGCGCGAGAAGGAGCGCCTCCTTGGGGATTTTTCGCTGCTTGGGTCCGCGGTCGAGGAATTGTTGCGCTTCACGGCGCCCGTTGAGACCGCAACGGAGCGATATGCGGCCCAGGACGTTGACATGCACGGCACCAGGATCAGGCGCGGCGATGTTATTTTTCCCGTCATTGCCTCCGCCAACCGGGATGCTCAGAAATTCGCGGAGCCCGATCGGCTGGACGTTGCCCGCAAGCCCAATCCGCATCTTGCGTTTGGAGATGGCGTTCACTTTTGCGTCGGCTCGCATCTGGCGAAGATGGAGGCCGAGATCGCGTTCGGTTGCCTGCTGAGACACCTGCCTGAGTTGAGTCTCGCCTGTTCTGCTCACGAACTGCAATGGCGGGCCGCGCCGGTCGTTCGTGGCCTCAAGTCGTTGCCGGTCATCACGTAG
- a CDS encoding class I SAM-dependent methyltransferase: MRTATDFNLYYAAPDPWHISHARFRDKVLRRCLKRFIRNKSVLELGCGEGHLTHAIFGKARSVVGIDISDVAIARAKSLNLPNARFECADFLQSSFEGYDVIAALECVYYLSFQEQGAFLEKVAKEHPDKILLLSGPIVDYRRHFSHKRLMHEFTTLGFTPLKFYNLSVYWHPPSSRIIARLIKLPLGHTLLDWIPESMIYQRLYALRAPKRH; the protein is encoded by the coding sequence ATGCGAACGGCTACAGATTTCAATCTCTATTACGCGGCCCCCGACCCCTGGCATATTTCCCACGCGCGATTCAGGGACAAGGTCCTGCGCCGATGTCTGAAGCGATTCATCCGGAACAAATCCGTTCTTGAGCTCGGTTGTGGCGAAGGCCACTTGACCCACGCAATTTTTGGCAAAGCACGATCCGTGGTTGGCATCGACATAAGCGATGTAGCGATTGCTCGCGCTAAATCGCTGAACCTGCCAAATGCCAGATTTGAATGCGCTGATTTTTTACAATCGTCATTCGAGGGTTACGACGTGATCGCGGCCCTCGAATGCGTCTACTATCTGTCCTTTCAAGAGCAGGGAGCGTTTTTGGAGAAAGTTGCCAAAGAACACCCTGACAAAATACTTCTGCTCTCGGGTCCAATTGTGGACTACAGAAGGCACTTCAGTCATAAGCGATTGATGCACGAGTTCACGACTCTGGGGTTCACTCCCCTTAAATTTTATAACCTGTCGGTTTATTGGCATCCGCCTTCATCCAGAATTATCGCTCGCCTGATCAAGCTGCCGCTTGGACACACCTTGCTTGATTGGATACCCGAGTCGATGATTTACCAAAGACTGTACGCACTTCGAGCACCCAAACGCCACTGA
- a CDS encoding 6-phosphofructokinase encodes MAKRRIGILTGGGDVPGLNAVIKSVTYRGSENDIEVVGLRRGWEALTHVNLEDPASRSHYIIPLNRDNTRTIDRSGGTVLHSSRTNPSKMKKLPDHLVSNDFPASLSTKGGIATRTWDVTGQVLANLSGLGIDHLIAIGGDDTLSYAARLNDLGVKIIAIPKTMDNDVRNTEYCIGFSTAITRASDAIQRQRTTVGSHERIGIFRVFGRDAGFTALYTAYATSIRCVIPEYKFDLDKLIQLLVEEKRANPSNYALVVLSEGAAWEGYEVQEYGEPDAYGHRKKASVAESFADEIKRRVGEETITSDLTYDLRSGNPDFMDKLVALTFGNMAYDAILEGKTGRMSALVEGRYDLVRIPDAKLGPRKLDVANTYNTERYRPIYGNKRGLPIFLNRAS; translated from the coding sequence ATGGCAAAAAGGCGCATCGGCATTCTCACGGGCGGCGGCGACGTTCCCGGTCTCAACGCCGTCATCAAGAGCGTGACATATCGCGGCAGCGAGAACGACATCGAGGTCGTCGGCCTCCGCCGTGGTTGGGAGGCCCTCACGCACGTGAACCTCGAGGACCCGGCCAGCAGGTCCCACTACATCATCCCGTTGAACCGTGACAACACACGCACTATAGACCGGAGCGGCGGCACCGTGCTGCACTCGAGCCGCACCAATCCGTCCAAGATGAAGAAGCTGCCAGATCACCTCGTCAGCAACGACTTTCCAGCCTCGCTCAGCACCAAGGGCGGCATCGCAACCAGGACGTGGGACGTCACCGGCCAGGTGCTGGCGAACCTCTCGGGGCTCGGCATCGACCATCTGATCGCCATCGGCGGCGACGACACGCTCAGTTATGCAGCCAGGCTCAACGATCTCGGCGTCAAGATCATCGCCATCCCGAAGACGATGGACAACGACGTCCGCAACACCGAGTACTGCATCGGCTTCTCGACCGCGATCACCCGCGCCAGCGACGCCATCCAGCGGCAGCGCACCACTGTCGGATCGCACGAGCGAATCGGCATTTTCCGCGTCTTTGGCCGCGATGCCGGATTTACGGCGCTCTACACCGCGTACGCCACCTCGATACGGTGCGTCATACCGGAGTACAAGTTCGATCTCGACAAGCTGATCCAGTTGCTCGTCGAGGAGAAGCGCGCCAACCCAAGCAACTACGCGCTCGTCGTGCTCAGCGAGGGCGCCGCGTGGGAGGGCTACGAGGTGCAGGAATACGGCGAGCCCGATGCCTACGGCCATCGCAAGAAGGCGAGCGTGGCGGAATCGTTCGCCGACGAGATCAAGCGGCGCGTCGGCGAGGAGACGATCACGTCTGACCTCACCTACGACCTGCGATCTGGCAATCCGGACTTCATGGACAAGCTCGTGGCCCTGACTTTCGGTAACATGGCCTACGATGCCATCCTGGAAGGCAAGACCGGCCGCATGTCGGCGCTGGTGGAGGGGCGCTACGACCTCGTGCGCATCCCTGACGCCAAGCTCGGGCCGCGCAAATTGGACGTCGCCAACACGTACAACACGGAGCGCTACCGCCCCATCTACGGCAACAAGCGCGGGCTGCCGATCTTTCTCAACCGCGCGTCATAG